The window GATGGCAGCAACACTCAAAATTGTTTTGTTCATAACTTTACAAGGGAAATTTTTTATAAATATAACAAATTGCTACATTCGTGTTATATAATTCAAAAATACAGAACTTACAACAGAATGAGAAACATTTTAATCATTGGAGCGGGTAAATCAATTTCATTTTTAGTACGGTATCTATTAGAGAAGTCTGAGAAGGAAAATTTATTTCTTACTATAGCTGACATTCAGCTGGAGAATGCCAGGGTATTGGTAAGAGATGCTTCAAATGTTGAATTACTCAAACTAGATATATTTAACGAATCCGAGCTTAAAACAGCTATAGAAAAAGCCACTATTGTCATATCGATGGTTCCGGCTCGATTTCATATTCAAATAGCTAAAGAATGCCTGGATCAGAAGAAAAACCTGATTACAGCCTCCTACGTAAGTGACGAAATGAAAGCCCTCGACGAAGAAGTTAAGAATGCCGGTTTGGTATTTATGAATGAAATCGGACTCGATCCGGGCATCGACCATATGAGCGCCATGAAAGTGATTGATGAAATACGCGATAAAAATGGCAAAATGATTTTGTTTGAATCATTTACCGGCGGCTTGGTAGCTCCGGAAAGCGATAATAATCTCTGGAACTATAAATTTACCTGGAACCCTAGAAATGTTGTTTTGGCCGGTCAGGGTGGCGCCGCCAAATTTATACAGGAAGGCGCCTATAAATATATCCCGTACCATAAATTGTTCAGGAGGACTGAGTTTCTTACTATTGAAGGTCATGGCAGATTTGAAGGCTATGCAAACAGGGATTCCCTGAAATACCGTTCTGCTTACGGACTTGACGATGTATTGACGTTATACAGGGGAACCCTCAGAAGGGTTGGTTTTTCTAAAGCCTGGAATATGTTCGTGCAATTAGGAATGACTGATGACAGTTATGTTATTGAAGACTCTCAAAATATGAGCTACCGCGATTTCACCAATGCCTTTTTGCCATATTCTCCCTCTGACGCTGTTGAATTAAAACTCAGACACTACCTGAAAATCGACCAGGACGATATTATGTGGGACAAACTGGTGGAACTCGATCTCTTTAATAAAGACAAACGTGTTGAACTTGAAAAAGCTACGCCTGCCCAGATACTGCAAAAAATACTGGAAGACAAATGGACACTCTCCGAGAGCGACAAGGATATGATTGCCATGTACCATAAGTTCGGTTATGAAGTGAATGGAAAGAAACACCAGATAGATTCTACTCTGGTCGTAACCGGGGAAGACAAAACCTATACGGCCATGGCTAAAACTGTAGGGCTTCCGATTGGTATTGCCACCTTACAAATCTTAAATAAACGATACACAACCCCGGGGGTTCAGATTCCTCTTAACAAAGAACTCTACCTCCCGGTATTAAATGAACTGGAAACATACGGTATAAAATTTAACGAAAACATACTACCCTACCAGGGATACAACCCCAACAATGTGGCTGGTTAAACAACATGCTCAATCTCAACAATGACTTTTAAAACCCGCCGGCTTAGGGTTTGTTACCAGGTGTGTTTTGCCTTCGTCCGGCACAGACTCTATAGTTTCATATTAAAACCTATTTTGTAACTTTACTTTCAATTTATCACTCACACGATGAAAGTAAACGACGATAAAATAGAAATAGACGGTATAGACAAAGAAATTCTTCGTTTTCTAATGGAAGACGCTCGCAAACCGATTTTAGAAATTGCACGAAAGATCGGTATCTCAGGAGCTGCTATCCATCAACGATTGAGAAAGCTGGAACAAAGCGGCCTGATTGCAGGCTCTAAATTTATAATCAATCCGAAAGTACTGGGCTATACTACAATGGCATTTATAGGCATCTACCTCGATAAAGCCATGCGAAACCCCGAAGCTGTAAAGCAGCTGCGAAAGATTCCTGAAGTACTCGAATGCCATTACACCACCGGAAACTGGAGCATCCTGGCAAAGATCATCTGTAAAGACAACGAACATCTTATGAACCTGTTAAATCACAAGATTCAGAGCATAGAGGGGGTTTCAAGAACCGAAACATTTATATCGCTGGCACAACAAATTGACAGGCAAATAAGTATATAAACACGGCGGAGCGAACCCAAGATTAGCGGTATTCTTCATCAACATTAACACCTTGCACTTTAACTATAGCAAACTACCTCGGGGCATTAAAAGGAAAACCTAAAAAAGAAGAATGGATGTGTTCACAGACCTTCACTCAAATCACTACAGTATTATATAAAAACAGGCATATCCTTCCTGATATGAGAACAGGCCAAGCCATGTCTTCACCATACTGATTCCAGATGGGATACATGGAAGCTACGGACTTGAACGGAATTTATGGCATCTAAGAAAGGCATAATTGATGTTTTTTTGACATCTTCTAAGCGACACCGCAAATTTAGATGAATATAAAGAAAGTAATCATTAAAATCAATATTTACCTCTGAAAACAACGTTAGCCTCCTGTGAGTTTTATCAAGAAGCTGATGGCTTGAGCTGAGTAAGAAAAAACCGTCCGGCATATACTCTCGGACGGTTTTTTTTAGTATGTTTTAATATCAAGGACTTAATCCCTGCTTCCAAACACCTGCAAGGCCCAGTATACGAGATTTGCAAGAGCTCCTATGGCAGCAACCACATAGGTACGTGCAGCCCACTTTAATGAATCTTCGGCAGCTTTATATTCCTGCTGACTCACCATGTTTTTGTTTTGCAACCAGGCTAAAGCCCTGTTACTCGCATCATACTCTACCGGAAGTGTAACAAAACTAAAGAGTGTTGCCATTCCCATAAAGACAAGTCCGGCTACCGCTACCCAGTACCCCATTCCAACACCAGAAGCAGCTCCTAGTATCAATCCACCAATAACAAGCCATTGTGACATTCCCGAAGTAACGCTTACCACAGGCACAAGCTTAGAACGCATTTCCAGCCATTGGTAGGCCTGTGCATGTTGCACGGCGTGCCCACATTCGTGTGCCGCTACTGCTGCAGCTGCTGCATTTCGTTGATTGTATACTGACTCACTAAGGTTTACTGTTTTATTTTTCGGGTTGTAATGGTCCGTAAGCATTCCCGGAGTTGAAATAACCTTTACATCATAAACACCATTATCTGCAAGCATTTTCTCGGCAATTTCCTTTCCGCTCAATCCGTTTCTCAGGTACACCTGAGAATAATGCTTGAATTTGCTTTTAAGTTTAGAGCTTACAAGCATGCTTATAAGCGCAATACCACCAATAAGAATATAATATCCTAACATATTTCAAAAATTAACTGTGATAAATATACAATGAAGATATCAAAAATCCGGCCGTTTTAGCTCGGTTTTAACAATCTGTACTTTTGTCAGTTCTTGAGCTTTTTCTTTGTCTTTCTTATCGTTGGTGATGAAATCCAAAAAAGCATAAATCCTGACAAAATGGTCAACATCCCTAAAACTGAAAAGAAACGCAATACCCAGTTAGTGATATAATCGCGGCTTTCATAATCCATGGTATGCAACATCCAGAGAAAATCAAAACGTCTCCAATTATTATTCCGGATACTGGTAATCCGGTGTGATTGCGTAGAAACATACACCGAAGTTTCTTCTTCATTGTTAAAAGTAACTACATAAGCCGGCAATGGCTTTCCCCGATATTCATGATGAGCATTAACTCCATCTTTTAAATATTCAACAGTCTTCACTTCAAAGACATCGGTTAAACCCTTTGTCGCAATTAAAACCGCCTGCGTTTCAGATACCGGCCTCATGATACTCAAATCACCAAGGCTGTATACCAGGTTCTGAATATGACCGGAAATCTTCACTTTCAGCAAAGCAAGCTCATCGACACCATTGTTGTATGTCTGAAAATCCTGCAATACAGCATCTGTTTTTAAGCTGTCCAATGCCGACTGGATATGGTGTAAATTCGCATTTTCAGTCACCGGATAGGGAGCGTGCCTGTAGGTGTCGCCATGCACATCATCCATGTCATTCCAGGAAAAATACAATCCGCCCAATGTCCAGAAAAAAAACTGGATGCCTATAAAGACACCCAGATACCTGTGTATTTTACGCGTTTGATAATGTAAGCTTCCCTTAAAGAATTTCATTACCCGACAATATTAATTATTTTGCCCGGAACCACAATTACCTTTTTAGGCGCTCTGCCATTTAACTGGGTTTTGGTGCGATCGTCTTCTAAAATAATCTTCTCTATTTCTTCTTTCGAAAGATCGAGTGGCAGTTCTTTTTTGAAACGCATTTTTCCGTTGAATGATACCGGATATTCCTTACTGCTTTCTACGAGGTGTTTTTCATCAAATACCGGCCACGAAGCTGTAGCTATTGATTCATCATGCCCCAAACCGGCCCATAATTCTTCAGCAATGTGTGGTGCATACGGTGATATTAAAACAGCCAATGGCTCTAAAACAGCACGCTCGTGGCATTTTTGTGCTGTTAACTCATTCACGGCAATCATAAATCCTGAGACTGAGGTATTAAATGAGAAGTTGCCGATATCTTCTGTTGCTTTCTTAATGGTTTTATGCAAAGTCTTTAATGAATCTTTCCCCGGTTCGTTATCGGTAACGATTAAGCCGTTATCATCAAAATACAAACGCCAAAGTTTCTTTAAGAACCCTGCTACCCCTGTAATACCGGCCGTATTCCACGGCTTCGCTTGTTCTAATGGCCCTAAGAACATTTCGTACAAACGCAGGGTATCCGCTCCGTATTCATCGCAAATATCATCCGGATTTACTACGTTGTACTTCGACTTGGACATTTTTTCAACTTCGCGTCCAACAACATATTTGCCTTCTTCAAGAATGAACTCAGCATCTTTAAACTCAGGTCGCCAGTTTTTAAATGCTTCAACATCTAATTCATCCGAAGCGTTTACAAAAGACACGTCGGTATGAATTGGCTGTATATCATAATCTCCTTTTAACCCTTTTGATACAAATTTATTTTCACCTTCTATTCTATACACAAAAGCACTCGTTCCCAGGATCATTCCCTGGTTGATGAGTTTCCTGGCAAATTCATCGACAGGCAACAAGCCTCTGTCGAAAAGGAATTTTTGCCAGAAGCGGCTGTACAGCAAGTGTCCGGTAGCATGTTCACTTCCGCCTATGTACAAGTCGACATCTTTCCAGTAATTTAATGCCTCCTGTGAAGCAAATTCTTTTTCGTTAGCGGCATCCATATAGCGGTTAAAATACCACGAAGACCCTGCCCAACCCGGCATGGTATTCAGCTCTAACGGAAATACCGTTTCATGATCTACCAGATCGTTTGAAACTACTTCATGTTTTTCCGTATCCCAGGCCCACACACCGGCATTCCCCAACGGCGGCTCGCCTGTTTCTGTCGGCAGGTATTTCTCTACTTCCGGCAAGCGAATCGGCAGATATTCGGCTTCGATCATTTGCGGCAGTCCGTTTACATAATAAACAGGGAACGGTTCTCCCCAATATCGCTGACGGCTGAATACAGCATCACGCAGACGGTAATTAATCTTACCTTTTCCTTGGCCCATTGCTTCAAGCTTCTCAATTACTTTTTGGGTCGCTTCTTTATATCCTAATCCGCTAATAAAATCGGAATTGGCAATTTTTGTATTGTCTTTATCGGCAAAAGCTTCTTCAGAGATAGCTACCCCATCAAAAATATTTTTAATCGGAATATTGAAGTGTTTTGCAAAATCGTAATCACGCTGATCGCCACACGGTACCGCCATTACAGCACCTGTTCCGTAACTTGCCAGCACATAATCACCTATCCAGACCGGAATTTGCTCTCCGGTAAAAGGATGAATCGCATAAGCTCCGGTAAACACACCCGAAATGGTTTTCACATCGGCCATTCGGTCTCGTTCACTACGTTTTGCCGTAGCATCGATATAGGCTTCAACTTCGGCTTTTTGTTCGGTTGTTGTAATCTCTTTTACCAGGTCCAGTTCCGGTGCCAGCGTCATAAAGGTAACTCCGAATATGGTATCCGGACGCGTGGTGAACACTTCTATCATTTCGTTGTGTCCATCAATCTTAAATTTCACCGACGCCCCTTCCGAGCGCCCGATCCAATTGGT of the Zhouia spongiae genome contains:
- a CDS encoding PepSY domain-containing protein, which encodes MKFFKGSLHYQTRKIHRYLGVFIGIQFFFWTLGGLYFSWNDMDDVHGDTYRHAPYPVTENANLHHIQSALDSLKTDAVLQDFQTYNNGVDELALLKVKISGHIQNLVYSLGDLSIMRPVSETQAVLIATKGLTDVFEVKTVEYLKDGVNAHHEYRGKPLPAYVVTFNNEEETSVYVSTQSHRITSIRNNNWRRFDFLWMLHTMDYESRDYITNWVLRFFSVLGMLTILSGFMLFWISSPTIRKTKKKLKN
- a CDS encoding zinc metallopeptidase, producing the protein MLGYYILIGGIALISMLVSSKLKSKFKHYSQVYLRNGLSGKEIAEKMLADNGVYDVKVISTPGMLTDHYNPKNKTVNLSESVYNQRNAAAAAVAAHECGHAVQHAQAYQWLEMRSKLVPVVSVTSGMSQWLVIGGLILGAASGVGMGYWVAVAGLVFMGMATLFSFVTLPVEYDASNRALAWLQNKNMVSQQEYKAAEDSLKWAARTYVVAAIGALANLVYWALQVFGSRD
- a CDS encoding Lrp/AsnC family transcriptional regulator, coding for MKVNDDKIEIDGIDKEILRFLMEDARKPILEIARKIGISGAAIHQRLRKLEQSGLIAGSKFIINPKVLGYTTMAFIGIYLDKAMRNPEAVKQLRKIPEVLECHYTTGNWSILAKIICKDNEHLMNLLNHKIQSIEGVSRTETFISLAQQIDRQISI
- the leuS gene encoding leucine--tRNA ligase — protein: MKYNFNEIEAKWQKYWRENKTFKAENNSDKPKYYVLDMFPYPSGAGLHVGHPLGYIASDIYSRFKRHQGYNVLHPMGYDSFGLPAEQYAIQTGQHPAVTTEANITRYREQLDKIGFSFDWSREVRTSNPEYYKWTQWIFIRLFNSWYNIDADKAEDISTLIATFEVEGNTDVNAVCDEDAEAFTADQWKSFSEEEKQTVLLKYRLTYLAETEVNWCPALGTVLANDEIVNGVSERGGHPVIRKKMMQWSMRITAYAQRLLDGLAKVDWPLPLKESQTNWIGRSEGASVKFKIDGHNEMIEVFTTRPDTIFGVTFMTLAPELDLVKEITTTEQKAEVEAYIDATAKRSERDRMADVKTISGVFTGAYAIHPFTGEQIPVWIGDYVLASYGTGAVMAVPCGDQRDYDFAKHFNIPIKNIFDGVAISEEAFADKDNTKIANSDFISGLGYKEATQKVIEKLEAMGQGKGKINYRLRDAVFSRQRYWGEPFPVYYVNGLPQMIEAEYLPIRLPEVEKYLPTETGEPPLGNAGVWAWDTEKHEVVSNDLVDHETVFPLELNTMPGWAGSSWYFNRYMDAANEKEFASQEALNYWKDVDLYIGGSEHATGHLLYSRFWQKFLFDRGLLPVDEFARKLINQGMILGTSAFVYRIEGENKFVSKGLKGDYDIQPIHTDVSFVNASDELDVEAFKNWRPEFKDAEFILEEGKYVVGREVEKMSKSKYNVVNPDDICDEYGADTLRLYEMFLGPLEQAKPWNTAGITGVAGFLKKLWRLYFDDNGLIVTDNEPGKDSLKTLHKTIKKATEDIGNFSFNTSVSGFMIAVNELTAQKCHERAVLEPLAVLISPYAPHIAEELWAGLGHDESIATASWPVFDEKHLVESSKEYPVSFNGKMRFKKELPLDLSKEEIEKIILEDDRTKTQLNGRAPKKVIVVPGKIINIVG
- a CDS encoding saccharopine dehydrogenase family protein — its product is MRNILIIGAGKSISFLVRYLLEKSEKENLFLTIADIQLENARVLVRDASNVELLKLDIFNESELKTAIEKATIVISMVPARFHIQIAKECLDQKKNLITASYVSDEMKALDEEVKNAGLVFMNEIGLDPGIDHMSAMKVIDEIRDKNGKMILFESFTGGLVAPESDNNLWNYKFTWNPRNVVLAGQGGAAKFIQEGAYKYIPYHKLFRRTEFLTIEGHGRFEGYANRDSLKYRSAYGLDDVLTLYRGTLRRVGFSKAWNMFVQLGMTDDSYVIEDSQNMSYRDFTNAFLPYSPSDAVELKLRHYLKIDQDDIMWDKLVELDLFNKDKRVELEKATPAQILQKILEDKWTLSESDKDMIAMYHKFGYEVNGKKHQIDSTLVVTGEDKTYTAMAKTVGLPIGIATLQILNKRYTTPGVQIPLNKELYLPVLNELETYGIKFNENILPYQGYNPNNVAG